In Dehalococcoidales bacterium, the following are encoded in one genomic region:
- the dnaA gene encoding chromosomal replication initiator protein DnaA — protein MTEIRSAQQIWKAALGELQIQVNAPNYRTWLANTAGLSYQDGQFAVAVPNTFVAEYLEKNQRSLIERVLTGLTRHEVRVQFRIDSYQQYPARSIREKNIPAQQASFPLLNPKYTFSSFVTGSSNQLAHAAALGVAQNPGHSYNPLFIYGGAGLGKTHLLQAIGNMSVANNMNVLYVSAEKYTNDLMQAIRENKTEAFRNKYRSVDMLLVDDVQFFSGKKQTGENFFHTFNELHDANRQIAITCDRPPRSIALLPERLRSRLEWGLVTDVQAPDFETRLAILQARAKQEPIDISEDVLELIALQIQQNIRALEGSLNRVVAYARLVRTMLTPALAAQVLKDIADNETKAAPVTPALIMEAVVSSFQLTPADLKGRKRDAETALARQVTMYLIRQETECSLAEIGRELGGRSPATVSYAYQKISSDINNIPSLRRKIFEIQQGLHVVSPAD, from the coding sequence TTGACGGAAATCAGGTCAGCGCAGCAAATCTGGAAAGCTGCCTTAGGAGAACTCCAAATCCAGGTCAACGCCCCAAACTACCGCACCTGGCTGGCAAACACCGCAGGTCTAAGCTATCAAGACGGTCAGTTTGCCGTTGCCGTACCCAATACCTTCGTCGCTGAGTATCTGGAGAAGAACCAGCGTTCCTTGATTGAAAGAGTGCTTACCGGTCTCACCCGGCACGAAGTCCGGGTACAGTTCAGGATAGACTCCTACCAACAGTACCCTGCGAGGAGCATCCGGGAGAAAAATATCCCGGCGCAGCAGGCCAGCTTTCCCCTGCTTAACCCGAAGTATACTTTCAGTTCCTTCGTCACCGGCAGCAGCAACCAGCTAGCCCACGCTGCCGCCCTGGGGGTAGCCCAAAACCCGGGACACAGCTACAACCCGCTCTTTATCTACGGCGGGGCGGGACTGGGCAAGACCCACCTTTTACAGGCTATCGGCAATATGTCCGTAGCCAACAATATGAATGTCCTCTACGTCAGCGCCGAAAAATATACCAACGACCTGATGCAGGCAATCCGCGAGAATAAAACCGAGGCTTTCCGCAATAAATACCGCAGCGTTGATATGCTGCTGGTTGACGATGTCCAGTTTTTCAGCGGTAAAAAGCAGACCGGAGAAAACTTCTTCCACACCTTCAATGAGCTGCATGACGCTAACCGCCAGATTGCCATCACCTGTGACCGTCCCCCCAGGTCCATAGCCCTGCTGCCGGAACGGCTGCGTTCCCGGCTGGAATGGGGATTAGTTACCGATGTTCAAGCGCCCGACTTTGAGACACGCCTTGCCATCCTGCAGGCCAGGGCCAAACAGGAACCCATCGACATTTCCGAGGACGTGCTCGAACTTATCGCCCTCCAGATTCAGCAGAACATCAGGGCGCTGGAAGGCTCTCTAAATCGCGTTGTCGCTTACGCCCGGCTGGTCAGGACCATGCTCACTCCGGCCCTGGCCGCCCAGGTGCTGAAGGATATCGCCGATAATGAAACGAAAGCCGCCCCGGTCACACCCGCTCTGATAATGGAAGCCGTGGTGAGCAGTTTCCAGCTCACTCCGGCCGACCTCAAGGGACGGAAAAGGGATGCTGAGACCGCCCTGGCACGCCAGGTGACGATGTATCTCATCAGGCAGGAAACCGAGTGTTCACTGGCCGAAATCGGGCGGGAACTGGGGGGTAGAAGTCCGGCGACAGTCAGCTATGCTTATCAAAAAATATCCAGTGATATCAACAACATTCCATCCCTGAGACGGAAAATATTTGAAATCCAACAAGGGTTACATGTTGTTTCCCCCGCTGACTAA